The Gillisia sp. Hel_I_86 genome has a segment encoding these proteins:
- a CDS encoding YbhN family protein — protein sequence MKKTTIKILKIILPLLLGVFLIWFSIRNSTPIEREELLNNIKSANPIFIIISMICGLLSHLSRAYRWKFLLEPLGYKPKFPNSFMAVMVAYLANFGIPRSGEVLRGVTISSYENVPFEKAFGTIISERISDFIMLSLVITITMILQTEYLLAYFEENNINPFITIAILLGLLAVGILILKLIRSSKIGIFKKIKKFAKGLLEGMRSILKMKQKGAFLFHTLFIWGMYICMFYALIFTVPETSGLPLGVVLLAFVVGSFAISATNGGIGVYPIAIGASLMLFGVSKQGGEAFGWITWGTQTLLVIIVGGLSFLFLPIYNRKK from the coding sequence CACTCCCATAGAAAGGGAAGAGCTCCTGAACAATATCAAATCTGCGAATCCAATTTTTATAATAATTTCTATGATTTGCGGTTTGTTATCCCATCTCTCTAGGGCCTATAGATGGAAGTTCCTTCTCGAGCCATTGGGGTACAAGCCCAAATTTCCAAACAGTTTCATGGCTGTGATGGTAGCGTACCTTGCAAATTTCGGAATCCCAAGATCGGGTGAGGTACTTAGAGGCGTCACTATTTCGAGTTATGAAAATGTTCCTTTTGAAAAAGCCTTCGGAACCATAATTTCTGAAAGGATTTCCGATTTCATTATGCTTTCACTGGTAATTACAATTACCATGATCCTTCAAACAGAATATCTTCTTGCTTATTTTGAAGAGAACAATATCAATCCGTTTATTACAATTGCAATTCTTTTAGGCCTTCTCGCGGTAGGGATTTTGATTTTAAAATTGATTAGATCTTCAAAAATCGGGATCTTCAAAAAAATTAAAAAATTTGCCAAAGGCCTACTGGAAGGAATGCGAAGCATCCTTAAAATGAAACAAAAAGGAGCATTTTTGTTTCATACCCTCTTTATTTGGGGAATGTACATTTGCATGTTCTACGCCTTGATATTTACGGTTCCCGAAACATCTGGGCTTCCTTTGGGAGTGGTTTTATTGGCATTTGTAGTGGGTTCCTTTGCTATTTCGGCAACCAACGGCGGAATCGGGGTATATCCTATAGCTATTGGGGCTAGCCTTATGCTTTTTGGAGTTAGCAAACAGGGCGGTGAAGCCTTTGGTTGGATTACTTGGGGAACTCAAACCCTGCTCGTAATTATCGTGGGGGGACTATCTTTCTTGTTCCTTCCCATTTATAACCGTAAAAAATAA
- a CDS encoding M23 family metallopeptidase, with amino-acid sequence MHGRIIYLFLLLLVLEGCSKIDKARDFLTNPTAREVYQRDLKISDELFAIWESEKDKSLKNDSISIGLPYRESGRFFPKSFLVYSYLMELHGGDLLSVKIKQDSTSSLTFIDIFSVEDSAYKNIKSSGFGEQTLQVEIEEDNIYKIVVQPEIDASSFFTIEIKRSPLYHFPVAGGKNSDAQSFWGAQRDGGKRSHKGVDIFAKRGTPVIAAVDGRITSSGEKGLGGKQVWLRDPKRGQSLYYAHLDSIAAIKKYQVKAGDTLGFVGNTGNARTTAPHLHFGIYRRFGGAINPYHFIKQEENEPPKKSPFLPGNQLGVVKNKANIRNSNSIKNSEIIQKIPAGDTIQILGKTDDWYHIKAPNSKIPSFLHSSLAAPIN; translated from the coding sequence ATGCACGGTAGGATTATATACTTGTTTTTACTCCTTTTAGTTCTAGAAGGCTGTTCCAAAATCGATAAAGCTAGGGATTTTTTGACAAATCCTACGGCACGTGAAGTTTACCAAAGGGATTTAAAAATAAGTGATGAGTTGTTTGCAATCTGGGAGTCAGAAAAAGATAAGTCGCTAAAGAATGACAGTATATCCATCGGTTTACCTTATCGAGAATCTGGTAGATTTTTCCCTAAAAGTTTTTTGGTTTATTCTTATTTAATGGAACTTCATGGGGGAGATTTGCTTTCGGTAAAAATCAAGCAGGATTCTACCTCATCCCTAACTTTTATCGATATTTTTTCGGTGGAGGATTCAGCTTATAAAAATATTAAAAGTTCAGGATTTGGAGAGCAAACACTACAAGTTGAAATTGAAGAAGACAATATTTATAAAATTGTGGTTCAGCCAGAAATTGATGCCAGTTCATTTTTTACCATAGAAATAAAAAGGTCTCCGTTATACCATTTTCCGGTTGCAGGTGGAAAAAACAGTGATGCGCAAAGTTTTTGGGGTGCCCAGCGGGATGGCGGAAAAAGGTCGCACAAAGGGGTGGATATTTTTGCTAAACGCGGCACGCCAGTAATTGCGGCCGTGGATGGAAGGATAACTTCTAGCGGTGAGAAAGGTTTGGGAGGAAAACAAGTGTGGTTGCGCGATCCCAAAAGGGGGCAATCCTTATATTATGCACATTTGGACAGTATTGCAGCTATTAAAAAGTATCAGGTTAAGGCTGGGGATACCCTGGGTTTTGTGGGAAATACGGGAAACGCCAGAACCACTGCCCCGCATTTACATTTTGGAATTTATCGCAGGTTTGGCGGCGCAATAAATCCCTACCATTTTATTAAACAGGAGGAAAATGAACCCCCTAAAAAAAGCCCTTTTTTACCCGGGAATCAGTTAGGGGTTGTTAAAAACAAAGCGAACATACGAAACTCGAATTCAATTAAAAATTCTGAAATTATTCAAAAGATTCCTGCCGGGGACACGATCCAGATTTTAGGAAAAACCGATGACTGGTATCATATTAAAGCCCCAAACTCCAAGATTCCATCCTTTCTTCATTCTTCTTTGGCAGCCCCAATAAATTAA
- a CDS encoding alpha/beta hydrolase gives MHKTLFLICLFIAPNLFTAQTIYKSLKSSKLGEERELKIQLPRNYDKNKEKSYPVLIVLDGDYLFEPVAGNVDFYSYWEDIPEMIVVGIKQNNTRDSDAFYDDERFLPSKTGAKFFEFIGMELMTYLDAQYRTAPFRVIVGHDYTANFINYYLLKENPLFQGYINISPDLAPEMADRVTAALTKSKNKIWYYLATAEEDIPSLKEDILSFDNQLKNIKNENLKYNFDNFPDASHYTLAGNAIPKAIEQIFEVYRPISIFDYNRILLQTSVSSYNFLVEKYESIKTLFHVNKQIRLNDFMAVYNAIEKTEKWEELHDLSKLAGKHYPTTMLATYFEARYEEETGNPKKAMRIYQRGYGQEPISFLTTDFMLDKADKIKQDFGY, from the coding sequence ATGCACAAAACATTATTTTTAATTTGTCTGTTTATTGCCCCTAACCTATTTACAGCACAAACCATTTACAAATCTTTAAAGTCCTCAAAACTAGGCGAAGAACGAGAGTTAAAAATCCAACTTCCCCGAAATTACGACAAGAACAAAGAAAAATCCTATCCTGTCCTCATCGTTCTGGATGGCGATTATTTATTCGAACCTGTTGCAGGAAATGTAGATTTCTATTCTTATTGGGAGGATATCCCGGAGATGATCGTTGTTGGAATTAAACAAAACAACACCCGAGATTCAGATGCTTTTTATGACGACGAACGCTTTTTACCCTCAAAAACCGGGGCGAAATTCTTTGAGTTTATAGGCATGGAATTAATGACCTATTTAGATGCTCAATATCGCACAGCGCCATTTAGAGTAATTGTGGGGCATGATTATACCGCGAATTTCATCAATTATTATCTGCTTAAAGAAAATCCGCTTTTTCAAGGTTATATAAATATTAGCCCAGATCTTGCACCAGAAATGGCAGATAGGGTTACAGCCGCTTTAACCAAATCCAAAAATAAGATCTGGTATTATCTTGCCACTGCCGAAGAGGATATCCCGTCTCTAAAAGAGGACATTTTAAGTTTCGATAATCAATTGAAAAACATCAAAAATGAAAATTTAAAATACAATTTCGATAATTTTCCCGATGCATCCCATTATACATTGGCCGGAAACGCCATCCCAAAAGCTATAGAGCAAATTTTCGAGGTTTACAGGCCAATTTCTATCTTCGATTATAATAGGATTCTTCTACAAACATCGGTATCGTCTTATAATTTTTTGGTCGAAAAATATGAGAGTATCAAGACCTTGTTTCATGTTAACAAGCAAATAAGATTAAACGATTTTATGGCAGTATACAATGCTATAGAAAAAACCGAAAAATGGGAAGAACTTCATGATCTCTCAAAACTTGCAGGAAAGCATTATCCAACAACTATGCTCGCTACGTATTTCGAAGCCAGGTACGAGGAAGAAACCGGGAATCCCAAAAAAGCCATGCGTATTTATCAAAGAGGCTATGGACAAGAACCTATTTCCTTTTTAACAACAGATTTTATGCTTGATAAAGCAGATAAAATCAAGCAAGATTTCGGATATTAA
- the radA gene encoding DNA repair protein RadA has translation MAKVKTTFYCQNCGTQHSKWQGQCSACKEWNTLVEEVIQTPDKIDWKSPTTREVKKTSKPLKIAEIEVSSETRLDTNNAELNRVLGGGIVPGSLTLLGGEPGIGKSTLLLQISLHLSHKTLYVSGEESQQQIKMRAERINPNPANCYILTETKTQNIFKQIEALQPEIVIVDSIQTLHSDYIESSPGSISQVRECTAELIKFAKETGVPVILIGHITKEGSIAGPKVLEHMVDTVLQFEGDRNHVYRILRANKNRFGSTHELGIYEMLGSGLREVSNPSEILISKNDEGLSGTAISSTLEGVRPLMIEIQALVSSAVYGTPQRSTTGYNAKRLNMLLAVLEKRAGFRLGAKDVFLNVTGGISVDDPAIDLAVIAAILSSNEDIAIPKDICFAAEIGLAGEIRPVTRAEQRIIEAEKLGYATIMISSQTKLPKTNYAITIQKVAKIEDVVSYLFG, from the coding sequence ATGGCAAAGGTAAAAACCACTTTTTATTGTCAGAATTGTGGCACCCAACATTCCAAATGGCAAGGACAATGTTCGGCTTGTAAGGAGTGGAACACGCTGGTGGAAGAAGTTATTCAGACTCCAGATAAAATAGATTGGAAATCCCCCACAACTCGAGAGGTTAAAAAAACTTCCAAACCTTTAAAAATTGCAGAGATCGAAGTTTCTTCAGAAACGAGATTGGATACCAATAATGCCGAACTGAACAGGGTCCTAGGCGGGGGAATTGTTCCTGGATCCCTAACGCTATTGGGTGGGGAACCGGGAATTGGAAAGAGCACTTTATTATTGCAGATCTCGCTTCATCTAAGTCATAAAACTTTATATGTTTCAGGAGAAGAAAGTCAGCAACAAATTAAAATGCGGGCAGAGCGAATAAATCCAAATCCTGCCAATTGCTATATTCTCACGGAAACCAAAACCCAGAACATCTTTAAGCAAATTGAAGCCTTACAACCGGAAATTGTAATTGTGGATTCCATTCAAACCCTGCATAGCGATTATATAGAAAGCTCTCCCGGGAGCATCTCCCAAGTTCGGGAATGTACTGCAGAATTAATAAAATTCGCAAAGGAAACCGGAGTGCCTGTAATTTTGATTGGGCATATCACAAAAGAAGGAAGCATAGCTGGTCCCAAGGTGCTGGAACACATGGTGGATACGGTTTTGCAGTTTGAAGGTGACAGGAATCATGTATATAGAATTTTACGTGCCAATAAAAATAGATTTGGATCTACCCATGAATTGGGAATCTATGAAATGTTGGGCAGCGGATTACGGGAAGTCTCTAATCCCTCTGAAATATTGATCTCCAAGAATGACGAAGGCTTAAGCGGAACCGCAATTTCTTCGACCTTAGAAGGCGTACGCCCTTTAATGATCGAAATCCAGGCATTGGTAAGCTCTGCGGTATATGGAACGCCACAGCGCTCTACAACGGGCTATAACGCAAAGAGATTGAACATGCTATTGGCTGTTCTAGAAAAACGCGCCGGATTTAGGTTAGGGGCAAAGGATGTTTTCTTGAACGTTACCGGTGGAATCAGTGTAGACGATCCTGCGATAGACCTTGCTGTGATTGCTGCTATACTCTCGTCCAATGAAGATATAGCGATACCCAAAGACATTTGTTTTGCTGCTGAAATTGGCTTGGCAGGAGAAATTAGACCGGTCACCAGAGCAGAGCAACGTATTATTGAAGCCGAAAAATTAGGCTATGCAACGATCATGATCTCTTCACAAACCAAGCTTCCAAAAACAAACTATGCCATTACAATTCAAAAAGTAGCAAAAATAGAAGATGTGGTAAGCTATTTATTTGGCTAA